Proteins found in one Betaproteobacteria bacterium genomic segment:
- a CDS encoding dihydrofolate reductase: MAAGQPRISLIVAMSRNRVIGRNNAIPWRIPAELARFKQLTMGHHIVMGRKSWESIGRLLPGRTTVIVTRNPDLRVQGALIAASLPQALGLAAQDEEIFVIGGAEIFRLALPLAQRIYLTTVEIDIEGDTFMPHVDPAAWRCVSSESHPPDATNPLAWVLEIYHRVAGTEHVV; this comes from the coding sequence ATGGCAGCCGGGCAGCCGCGCATCTCGCTGATTGTGGCGATGAGCCGCAACCGCGTCATCGGCCGCAACAATGCTATTCCGTGGCGCATCCCGGCGGAGCTCGCTCGCTTCAAGCAGCTCACGATGGGCCATCACATCGTCATGGGGCGCAAGAGCTGGGAATCGATCGGGCGGCTGCTTCCCGGGCGCACCACGGTCATCGTCACGCGCAATCCGGACTTGCGCGTGCAGGGCGCGTTGATCGCCGCCTCGCTGCCGCAGGCGCTTGGCCTGGCTGCCCAGGACGAGGAAATCTTCGTCATCGGCGGCGCGGAGATTTTCCGCCTGGCACTGCCGCTGGCGCAGCGCATCTATCTCACCACGGTCGAGATCGACATCGAGGGCGACACCTTCATGCCGCACGTCGATCCGGCCGCGTGGCGCTGCGTGAGCAGCGAGTCGCATCCGCCGGACGCAACCAATCCGCTTGCGTGGGTGCTCGAAATCTACCACCGCGTAGCCGGCACGGAGCACGTCGTGTGA
- a CDS encoding thymidylate synthase encodes MREYLDLMRHVLEHGSRKSDRTGTGTLSVFGPQLRFDLERGFPLLTTKRVHLKSIVHELLWFLAGDTNIAYLKQHGVTIWDEWADGRGDLGPIYGHQWRSWPAPDGRHIDQIAQVLAELKTNPDSRRMLVSAWNVADLPRMALMPCHALFQFYVADGRLSCQLYQRSADLFLGVPFNIASYALLTLMIAQVCRLRPGEFIHTCGDTHLYLNHLEQAREQLVRTPRALPRMRLNPAIDDLFAFRYQDFELVGYDPHPAIKAPVAV; translated from the coding sequence ATGCGCGAATATCTCGACCTGATGCGCCACGTGCTGGAGCACGGCAGCCGCAAGAGCGACCGCACCGGGACCGGCACCTTGAGCGTGTTCGGCCCGCAGCTGCGCTTCGATCTCGAGCGCGGCTTTCCGCTGCTCACGACCAAGCGCGTGCACCTGAAGTCCATCGTGCACGAGCTGCTCTGGTTCCTCGCCGGCGACACCAATATCGCTTATCTCAAGCAGCACGGCGTCACCATCTGGGACGAATGGGCCGACGGGCGCGGCGACCTGGGTCCGATCTACGGCCATCAATGGCGCTCCTGGCCCGCGCCCGACGGCCGCCACATCGACCAGATCGCACAGGTGCTGGCGGAGCTGAAGACCAACCCGGATTCGCGCCGCATGCTCGTCTCGGCCTGGAACGTGGCCGACCTGCCGCGGATGGCGCTGATGCCGTGCCATGCGCTGTTCCAGTTCTACGTGGCGGACGGGCGCCTTTCCTGCCAGCTCTATCAGCGCAGCGCCGATCTGTTCCTGGGCGTGCCGTTCAACATCGCCTCCTACGCATTGCTCACGTTGATGATCGCGCAGGTGTGCCGCTTGCGGCCGGGCGAATTCATCCATACCTGCGGCGACACCCATCTTTATCTGAACCATCTCGAGCAGGCGCGCGAACAGCTTGTACGCACGCCGCGCGCGCTGCCGCGCATGCGGCTCAATCCCGCAATCGACGATCTGTTCGCGTTCCGCTACCAGGATTTCGAGCTCGTCGGCTACGATCCGCATCCGGCCATCAAGGCGCCGGTCGCCGTCTAG